The Leishmania panamensis strain MHOM/PA/94/PSC-1 chromosome 12 sequence genome includes the window TATTTCCCCGGATACATTCTAGGTCGCATCCATCCAGAGACACAGTTGCCGACAGTGCTGTCGGTGTTCTCTGCCCCGTCGTTCTGCGGGGTGAACCGCAACAACGCGTGCATCGCCGAGATCACAGCCAAGCGGTTGGAGGTACAGGAGCTGAGCGTTTATGCGAACCGCCCTCTTGTGACGCCTGGAACGCAAGATCACGCGTTCTCGTGGGCGGAGCCGATGCTGGAGCGTGCAGTCGTAGCTATCACACGCGAGATCATTTTTGGAGGCAAGGAGGATGCCGCTCCTGATGTCGATGCTCGCCATAAGCGCTTGGAGGAAGTTGCTGTGGCGAAGATGCGGCGTATGGGTATGCTGCTGCGGATGTACAACATCCCTCTTCCCGATATACCCAAGCTTACGCTCGACTGATGCGGCCACAGTGCTTctttctcgtgtgtgtgtgtgtgtgtgtgtgtgtgtgggcgtgtatCTGTGCGCTGTGCTTTATGTTAGCAATTGCTTTTCTTGGTGTAACGTTCTGTTTCCGCCTTTGGAGGTGGTGTACATTTCTTACTTTTTGTGGGGAGCCTTGAGAGGGTCttgcatgtgcgcgtgtggctCTGCGTAGATTGCTGCTGACGCTCACTTCCCATGCATTCTTGTTGTATAAATGCCGCTGTATACGGTGGCTGTCTCACTGAGAGGCTTACGAGTGGGTTTGACAGTGTATGTACATTGCTTCTTAGGTGTGAATGTCCTTGTCTATCTCCCTGAACGCTCGTTCTCTGCACAAGGCGAAAGAACCTCGTACATGTGCTATGGTGCCTGCCGTGAAAGTGAATCTTTCTGCGCTTTCTTatctctgctgctccacgGACTGTGCCATCCCACCACTGTTTTCCATCGACCACTCCCGTACTCGAATCTCGATTCCCTCACCTCTCGTGTGTAGCTTTATCCGCTGCTACACGTCATTGCACAGAGTTTCAGGTTCCTGCGTCTAGCGAGAGCATACTTAGTCCCTTCCCCTGCACCTTGACTTTCTCCAGAACGCGATTTTCCACCTAGTATAACCAGTTGAAGCCACAAAAAGCTTCTGTTGAGAGTCATGTCCCGCTTGATACCACATTACTCCATGGGGAAGACAGCCTTCCTGTGTGTCGATCTACAAAAGGCGTTCAGCAAGCGCATCGAGAACTTCCCAAACTGCGTCTTCGTTGCCAACCGGCTGGCACGAATGCATGAGGCACTGCCCGAGAACACCAAGTACATTGTCACAGAGCAGTATCCGAAGGGTCTCGGGCACACCGTTCCGGAGATTATTTTACCCAAAACGGCCCAAGTGATCGAGAAGACACGCTTTTCATGTATTGTGccggaggtggagaagctgctgaaAGACGTGAATAATGCTGTCGTCTTCGGCATTGAGGGACACGCCTGTATCCTGCAAACAGTAGCTGATCTCTTGGATATGAATAAGCGCGTGTTCCTTCTAAAAGACGGCCTGGGCAGTCAAAAGAAGACAGACTTCAAGGCCGCGGTAAAGCTGATGAGTTCATGGGGCCCCAACTGCCAGCTCACCACCTCCGAGTCGATTCTGCTTCAGATGACAAGGGATTCCATGGACCCCAACTTCAAGGCGATTGCaaagctgctgaaggaggagccTCCGATTCCGCTCTAAGCAAGTGCACGACTGACAAAGCTGACGAGCGTACGAATCCAACAGGAAGGGATCTGCCGCAGAAGtcctgcagcagcctcgTTAAACATCCACCTTTTTTGTCTCCCATCTGTGTGCAGAGGGTGGCTTCATGTCTGCTTGATGGCTCGTTAAAAGTGGCATGTGTTGCTGTTCATGATTTGCAAACGAATCTAGTTCATGTGCAGCTCTGATGGGAGCAGGAGTTCCAGGCACCACTTCTCTGTTTCCTTTCTAGAGCCTCTGGTATCCAATGGTGTTTCCCTATTAATCACCTTTACTCTTTTTGTTTTACGAGTACATATGCGTCCTTTTTCGTTTGACTTGCTTCATTTCCTTTTCTTGTGGCTTACAGCACCTttacttttcttttctctttcagcAGATTTCACAGGATGTTCAGGAGTGGCCAGCGGTGCTCTCCACCCTCAAATTACAGTGAAAAGATAAGGAATCTTCGCGTTCAGCGTGCATCCAAGTACAGATAAGTGGCGCGCAGGCGTAGGTTTCGAGGGCACGGTCAGATCTTCCCTTTTCGTCAGACTAGCTGTACAGCCTCTCTAGAGACAGTGCTGAGTGACGCGTCGAAGGTGCGTAGTTTGCCATTCCGGCAGATTAACTGaccacatacacgcacataccTGCTGTACGCAGCTCGTGTGCCTCTGTTTACACTAATTGTGGCGGAACGAGACAGAACGCGGCTACACGTTTGCCCTTTGGGGGGGGTATGCCGTCATGCGCCCATTCTTTGCTATCCTTTCCTCAGTCTCACCTTCATTtacttcgttttcttttttcacTACTTGCGCGCGACGTGGCGCACTACTGCGCGGTGTTTGCGTGTCGATTCAAAGCATCCAGAATGGCTGCGGAGTTCTCACTGCTACAGTACCTCGGTGTCACCGTGGACAAGTACGATTCCTCCGCAGATCTCGACTCTTCCGCGCTTTCGAAGAAGGCAATGTTTCGGGTATGGGCACCAACACAGCACCCGCCATCCAAGTGCGGTCCACGAGAGGAGACGTGCCGGGTACTGGAGAAGAATCGAAAAGGTGCCAACCCCTGGTATGCAGACCCCACCGGAGAAGTGCTTTTGCGTCGCAAAAATGGAGTG containing:
- the MAR1 gene encoding ribonuclease mar1 (TriTrypDB/GeneDB-style sysID: LpmP.12.0070); amino-acid sequence: MSRLIPHYSMGKTAFLCVDLQKAFSKRIENFPNCVFVANRLARMHEALPENTKYIVTEQYPKGLGHTVPEIILPKTAQVIEKTRFSCIVPEVEKLLKDVNNAVVFGIEGHACILQTVADLLDMNKRVFLLKDGLGSQKKTDFKAAVKLMSSWGPNCQLTTSESILLQMTRDSMDPNFKAIAKLLKEEPPIPL